From one Candidatus Thioglobus sp. NP1 genomic stretch:
- a CDS encoding ABC transporter permease, with protein MLIPLFKSIWSRILPTSLVTISLMASMVLLLSIERIQQGAEEGFNQSISGVDAIIGPRSSSLELVLYTVFHLGRPTNNITTKTIDEIKLRNDIDWIVPIALGDSHKGFRVIATDSNYFEHIKYGSNKSLKVSEGRIFSEISEVVLGADVASKLNYKIGTSIQITHGSSESIGSKHDDFSFIVTGILDKTATPIDQAIFLDLRGYELLHLGWQSGRKVFSLDNIDLSAIPEDDLNPKTITAAFVGLKSQLTLFNFTKSIREYPSEAISAVIPGIALSQLWSIVGLVDKGFELLSWIIIAISLIAMITLIIASLENRKQEMTIYRANGASPIFLGGIVIYEALIIGLVAIVGAILIVTIVTYFATNQLNLALGITPSFKLVSLGEIRIFTIILLSGVLSSLIPAIMVFRKNLHQTLG; from the coding sequence ATGCTCATTCCATTATTTAAATCAATTTGGTCAAGAATTCTGCCTACTTCGTTGGTCACAATATCATTAATGGCGTCTATGGTTCTGTTACTAAGTATTGAACGGATTCAACAGGGAGCAGAGGAAGGCTTTAACCAAAGTATTTCAGGAGTTGATGCAATTATTGGTCCAAGATCAAGCTCCCTTGAGCTAGTTCTGTATACGGTATTTCATCTTGGACGACCTACAAATAATATTACTACTAAAACAATTGATGAAATTAAACTAAGAAATGATATAGATTGGATAGTTCCTATTGCTTTGGGTGATAGTCATAAAGGTTTTAGAGTAATAGCTACTGATTCAAATTACTTTGAACATATCAAATATGGTTCTAATAAATCATTAAAAGTTTCAGAAGGTAGAATATTTTCTGAAATATCAGAAGTAGTTTTAGGTGCAGATGTTGCTAGTAAACTTAATTATAAAATTGGGACAAGCATTCAGATAACTCATGGATCATCTGAGTCAATAGGCAGTAAACATGATGACTTCTCATTTATTGTAACAGGCATACTTGATAAAACAGCTACACCAATTGATCAAGCTATTTTTTTGGATTTACGGGGTTATGAGTTGTTGCACTTGGGCTGGCAAAGTGGAAGAAAAGTATTCAGTCTTGATAATATTGACCTATCTGCTATTCCTGAAGACGACCTAAATCCAAAAACTATAACTGCTGCTTTTGTAGGACTCAAGTCACAATTAACTCTATTTAATTTTACCAAGAGCATTAGGGAGTACCCAAGTGAGGCCATATCTGCAGTTATTCCGGGTATTGCTTTATCTCAGCTTTGGTCAATTGTTGGACTAGTGGATAAAGGTTTTGAGTTGCTTAGTTGGATTATCATTGCCATTAGTTTAATAGCAATGATTACTCTCATTATTGCGAGTTTAGAGAATCGCAAACAAGAAATGACTATCTATAGAGCTAATGGAGCTTCTCCAATATTCTTAGGTGGAATAGTAATTTATGAGGCCCTTATAATTGGATTAGTTGCAATTGTTGGTGCAATTTTAATTGTAACAATAGTAACTTATTTTGCAACTAATCAGCTTAACCTAGCGTTAGGAATTACGCCATCATTTAAGTTGGTAAGTTTGGGTGAAATCAGAATATTTACTATTATC
- a CDS encoding ABC transporter ATP-binding protein: protein MLKTTGLKYLYKHGKTIEFPDIEIETGQRLLISGFSGCGKTTLLSLIAGALRLQEGSINFNDTDYSDMSSMSLDKFRADHIGYIFQTLNLIPFLNVSENIALGIKFSKNRKSKVSDTHQEIERLISSLGLEKEILNTAIDNLSVGQQQRVAVARALLGKPDLILADEPTSALDNDTTKKFLDEVMNTFDRSHQAIIMVSHDLSIAPYFDTVLDFNKHNAHSII from the coding sequence ATGCTCAAAACAACAGGCCTGAAATATCTTTATAAGCATGGCAAGACTATTGAATTTCCAGACATTGAAATTGAAACAGGACAACGCTTATTGATTAGTGGTTTTTCAGGCTGTGGTAAGACGACCTTGCTTAGTCTTATTGCAGGAGCTCTTAGGCTTCAAGAAGGCTCGATAAACTTTAATGACACTGATTATTCAGATATGTCCTCGATGAGTCTGGATAAATTTAGAGCAGATCATATTGGTTATATTTTTCAAACGCTAAACCTCATCCCATTTTTAAATGTTTCAGAAAATATTGCTCTTGGAATTAAGTTTTCTAAAAATAGGAAATCTAAAGTCAGCGATACGCATCAGGAGATTGAGAGGCTCATCAGCTCTCTTGGTCTGGAAAAAGAAATTTTAAATACAGCAATTGATAATTTAAGTGTTGGCCAACAGCAAAGGGTTGCAGTTGCTCGAGCCTTACTAGGAAAACCAGATTTAATTTTAGCTGATGAACCAACATCAGCACTTGATAACGATACAACCAAAAAATTTCTTGATGAAGTAATGAATACTTTTGATCGATCTCATCAGGCAATAATAATGGTAAGTCATGATCTCTCAATTGCACCCTACTTTGATACTGTTTTAGATTTTAATAAACATAATGCTCATTCCATTATTTAA
- a CDS encoding DUF2796 domain-containing protein, with product MSKLKFFILLLVSSYTFAEETRHANAHVHGLNNVTMILSQKEVAISYEMPIAQLYVDDHDEHDDEHDDDKHDDHDEHDEHDDDKHDDHDEHDEHDDDKHDDHDEHDEHEENDVHKEITKESLEEFKNYSLLFDLPFSAKCALSSFESEFHKVSTEGDHKDIELAYEFICEEPSLLNGLRFTAFDRFDDLETINFDAVINNKGFTKSFDSLDNMITF from the coding sequence ATGTCAAAACTTAAATTTTTTATATTACTTCTTGTTTCATCATATACATTCGCAGAAGAAACTAGGCATGCCAATGCTCATGTTCATGGCTTAAATAATGTAACAATGATCTTAAGTCAGAAAGAAGTAGCAATATCTTATGAAATGCCAATAGCTCAATTATATGTTGATGACCATGATGAACATGACGATGAGCATGACGATGACAAGCATGATGACCATGATGAGCATGATGAGCATGACGATGACAAGCATGATGACCATGATGAGCATGATGAGCATGACGATGACAAGCATGATGACCATGATGAGCATGACGAGCACGAAGAAAATGATGTGCACAAAGAAATTACTAAGGAGTCTTTAGAGGAATTTAAAAATTATTCATTACTATTTGATTTGCCTTTCTCAGCAAAATGTGCACTTAGCTCTTTTGAATCTGAGTTTCATAAAGTTTCAACTGAAGGCGATCATAAAGACATTGAGTTAGCTTATGAATTTATATGTGAAGAACCTTCGCTACTAAACGGTCTTAGATTTACTGCTTTTGATCGGTTTGACGATTTAGAGACAATAAATTTTGATGCTGTCATAAATAATAAAGGCTTCACTAAAAGCTTTGATTCATTAGATAATATGATAACCTTCTAA
- a CDS encoding class I SAM-dependent methyltransferase gives MSNKKGLQDAYSLVTPEDSINLYRTWASTYDSDFAIQNDYRSPFEIAKYFDKYSNNNDTPILDVGAGTGLVGERLKFSSKEIDALDISPEMLEIARLKNCYSKIIEADVTKRLSINDNHYGAIVSAGTFTHGHVGPSAFDELLRIAQPGGLFVFTIHNKLYKKAGFDKKFIEIQKNITEPKLHEILVYGNNPDENYGNDKVIIAIFRKK, from the coding sequence ATGTCTAATAAAAAAGGGTTACAAGACGCGTATTCATTAGTAACTCCTGAGGATTCAATAAATTTATATCGAACTTGGGCATCTACATATGATAGTGATTTTGCTATACAAAATGATTATCGTTCACCCTTTGAAATAGCGAAATATTTTGATAAATATTCCAATAATAATGACACTCCAATTCTAGATGTTGGAGCAGGCACAGGGCTCGTTGGAGAGCGTTTAAAATTTTCCTCAAAAGAAATTGATGCCCTAGATATCTCTCCTGAAATGCTAGAAATTGCTAGATTAAAAAATTGTTACTCAAAAATAATTGAAGCAGATGTAACTAAAAGATTATCAATAAATGATAATCATTATGGAGCTATTGTAAGTGCAGGAACTTTTACTCATGGCCATGTTGGGCCAAGTGCATTTGATGAACTTTTAAGGATTGCCCAACCTGGTGGACTGTTTGTTTTTACTATCCACAACAAGCTATACAAGAAAGCTGGATTTGATAAAAAATTCATAGAGATTCAAAAAAATATCACTGAACCAAAACTTCACGAAATATTAGTTTATGGAAATAATCCAGATGAAAACTATGGAAACGATAAAGTAATTATTGCCATTTTTAGAAAGAAATAG
- the rpmB gene encoding 50S ribosomal protein L28: protein MAKICQVTGKRPMSGNNVSHANNRTRRRFYPNLHTHRFWVESENRFVKLKLSARGLRVIDKKGIDEVLSEIRSRGEKV, encoded by the coding sequence ATGGCAAAGATATGTCAAGTAACTGGTAAGCGACCAATGAGTGGTAATAACGTTTCTCACGCTAACAATAGAACGCGACGTCGTTTTTATCCAAATCTTCATACACATCGCTTTTGGGTGGAGAGTGAAAATCGTTTTGTTAAGTTAAAACTTTCTGCAAGAGGACTCCGTGTTATCGATAAGAAAGGTATTGATGAAGTATTATCAGAAATCCGTAGTCGCGGCGAAAAGGTCTAA
- the rpmG gene encoding 50S ribosomal protein L33: MREKIKLVSSAETGHYYTTTKNKRLHPDKVEVKKFDPVVRKHVMYKEAKIK; the protein is encoded by the coding sequence ATGAGAGAAAAAATTAAACTAGTATCTTCTGCTGAAACAGGACACTACTATACTACTACAAAGAATAAACGTCTTCATCCGGATAAGGTTGAAGTAAAGAAATTTGATCCGGTGGTTCGAAAGCATGTAATGTATAAAGAAGCTAAAATTAAGTAA
- the acnB gene encoding bifunctional aconitate hydratase 2/2-methylisocitrate dehydratase translates to MKEAYLKHCDERKKENLPPLALNAKQTKSVVDELIIGSDDDFFLDLLTHRVPPGVDEAAYVKAGFLTSIAKGDEICKAISQKHATFLLGTMLGGYSITSLIDLLDINETAESASDALSHNILIYEAHQMILEKSLNNPYAKKIVDSWASADWFTSKEPLPESIKTVVFRVDGETNTDDLSPATEAWSRPDIPLHAKAMLIKKMEKPLEKINELKEKGLPLCYVGDVVGTGSSRKSAINSVLWHMGEAIDYIPNKNSGGIVLGGKIAPIFFNTAEDSGALPIECDVSKLKMGDEITIYPYEGVIKDSSDSIVSKFELAPSTMPDEVQAGGRIPLIIGRGLTDKTRSELGLSVSDVFLRPVDPKNSSAGFTLAQKIVGKACGVPGIRPGTYCEPRMSTVGSQDTTGAMTRDELKELACLGFSADLVMQSFCHTAAYPKPIDLELQHSLPDFMHSRGGVSLKPGDGIIHSWLNRMLLPDSVGTGGDSHTRFPIGISFPAGSGLVAFGASIGVLPLDMPESVLVRFKGSMQPGITLRDLVNAIPYVAIQKGLLTVDKSNKKNVFSGRVLEIEGLGDLKVEQAFELADATAERSANGCTVQLNKEPIEEYLKSNITLLSTMIDSGYDDKKTIAKRIQDMQKWLDNPVLLKADKDCEYTEVIEINLDEIKEPILACPNDPDDVRLLSSVANTKIDEVFIGSCMTNIGHFRAAAQLLKDKTELNTVLWIVPPTRMDEKQLRAEGIYETFERLTDRTEMPGCSLCMGNQARVEEGASVVSTSTRNFPNRLGDNSDVFLASAEVAAISAKLGYIPSPEEYLALMRDIEPMSGEIYQYLNFNKIADYQDSAANVPLETILQS, encoded by the coding sequence ATGAAAGAAGCGTACTTAAAACATTGCGATGAAAGAAAAAAAGAAAATCTTCCGCCACTTGCACTAAATGCCAAACAAACAAAATCTGTAGTTGACGAACTAATCATTGGCTCTGATGATGATTTTTTTCTAGATCTTTTAACCCATAGAGTGCCCCCTGGAGTTGATGAGGCTGCATATGTGAAAGCAGGATTTTTAACTAGCATCGCAAAAGGTGACGAAATCTGCAAAGCAATTTCTCAAAAGCATGCTACCTTTTTATTAGGCACAATGCTTGGTGGTTACAGTATTACCTCTTTAATTGACTTACTGGATATTAATGAAACTGCTGAAAGTGCATCTGATGCTCTTTCTCATAATATTCTTATCTATGAGGCGCATCAAATGATTCTTGAAAAATCATTAAACAATCCTTATGCAAAAAAAATTGTCGATTCATGGGCATCAGCAGATTGGTTCACCTCAAAGGAACCCCTTCCAGAAAGTATTAAAACAGTTGTTTTTCGAGTAGATGGTGAAACTAATACAGATGATCTTTCTCCAGCAACTGAAGCTTGGTCCCGACCTGATATCCCACTTCATGCAAAAGCAATGCTTATTAAAAAAATGGAAAAACCGCTTGAAAAAATTAATGAACTTAAAGAAAAAGGATTACCATTATGTTACGTTGGTGATGTAGTTGGTACTGGTTCTTCACGCAAATCTGCCATTAATTCAGTTTTATGGCATATGGGTGAAGCCATTGATTACATTCCAAATAAAAATAGCGGTGGTATTGTTCTTGGTGGCAAGATTGCTCCTATATTTTTTAATACAGCAGAAGACTCTGGCGCTCTTCCAATAGAGTGTGATGTTTCAAAACTTAAAATGGGTGATGAAATTACGATCTATCCCTATGAGGGTGTTATCAAAGACTCATCTGATAGTATAGTTTCTAAATTTGAGCTGGCACCGAGTACTATGCCTGATGAGGTTCAGGCTGGTGGGAGAATTCCACTGATTATTGGAAGAGGGCTTACAGATAAAACTAGGTCAGAGCTTGGGCTAAGTGTAAGCGATGTATTCCTTCGTCCAGTGGATCCAAAGAATAGCTCAGCAGGCTTTACATTGGCACAAAAAATTGTTGGAAAAGCTTGTGGTGTGCCTGGAATTAGACCTGGCACCTATTGTGAACCTCGAATGAGTACAGTTGGCTCTCAAGATACTACCGGTGCAATGACACGTGATGAATTAAAAGAACTTGCCTGCCTAGGTTTTTCTGCAGATCTTGTGATGCAAAGTTTTTGTCATACTGCTGCTTATCCTAAACCTATTGATCTTGAATTGCAGCACTCACTTCCAGATTTTATGCATTCAAGAGGAGGAGTCTCACTTAAACCTGGTGATGGCATTATTCATTCTTGGCTTAATCGAATGTTATTACCAGATAGTGTTGGCACAGGTGGTGACTCGCATACTCGTTTCCCAATTGGAATTAGCTTTCCAGCTGGCTCAGGACTTGTTGCTTTTGGTGCCTCTATTGGTGTTTTACCACTAGACATGCCAGAATCAGTCCTAGTTCGATTCAAAGGAAGCATGCAACCAGGAATCACCCTACGAGATCTAGTTAATGCTATCCCTTATGTAGCAATCCAGAAAGGACTTCTAACCGTTGATAAATCTAACAAGAAAAATGTATTTTCTGGGCGAGTTTTAGAGATTGAAGGCCTTGGAGATCTTAAGGTTGAGCAAGCATTTGAACTTGCGGATGCTACAGCAGAGAGATCGGCAAATGGCTGCACTGTTCAACTTAATAAGGAGCCTATTGAGGAGTATTTAAAGTCAAATATAACACTACTTAGCACGATGATTGATAGCGGCTATGATGATAAAAAAACTATTGCTAAGAGAATTCAGGATATGCAAAAGTGGCTTGATAATCCTGTTCTCCTTAAAGCTGACAAGGATTGCGAATACACTGAAGTTATTGAAATTAATTTGGATGAAATAAAAGAACCAATTCTAGCTTGTCCAAATGATCCTGATGATGTCAGGCTCCTGTCATCTGTTGCAAATACTAAAATTGATGAAGTATTTATTGGCTCTTGTATGACGAATATCGGACATTTCAGGGCTGCAGCACAACTTCTAAAAGATAAAACTGAGCTTAATACTGTTTTATGGATTGTGCCACCAACAAGAATGGATGAAAAACAATTGCGAGCTGAGGGTATCTATGAGACCTTTGAGCGATTAACTGATCGAACTGAGATGCCAGGTTGCTCTTTGTGTATGGGTAATCAGGCTAGAGTTGAAGAAGGTGCATCAGTTGTATCAACCTCAACAAGAAACTTTCCAAACCGACTGGGTGACAACAGTGATGTCTTCTTAGCATCTGCTGAAGTAGCAGCGATTTCAGCAAAACTAGGCTATATACCAAGTCCTGAAGAATATTTAGCTTTGATGAGGGACATTGAACCAATGTCTGGTGAGATTTATCAATACCTTAACTTTAATAAGATTGCTGATTACCAAGATTCAGCTGCAAATGTTCCACTAGAAACTATCCTTCAAAGTTAA
- the purB gene encoding adenylosuccinate lyase, protein MTFDTLTSISPIDGRYGDKTGPLKSIFSEFGLIKYRVLVEVRWLQAISMNSQISEVPEFSSESNAVLSSITNNFSLEDAKAIKEIEKTTNHDVKAVEYFLKEKVSAVPELHNASEFIHFACTSEDINNLSHALMLEDGREVLLSEMRKALNLISDLAKDNADIAMLSRTHGQTASPTTIGKEMANFSYRLMRQIEQLNNVQIMGKFNGAVGNFNAHLSAYPEIDWPHVSKDFIESLGINYSPYSSQIESHDYIAEYFHALNRFNTIMIDFCRDVWGYISLGYFTQKTIEGEIGSSTMPHKVNPIDFENAEGNLGLAIAIGEHFATKLPVSRWQRDLSDSTVLRNLGVGCAHSLISYASITKGILKLEVNESKLMADLNEAWEVLAEPIQTVMRRYGVENPYEKLKSLTRGKTIDAKILADFISSLDIPQEAKDELLKLTPSNYIGEAIKLAREI, encoded by the coding sequence ATGACATTTGATACCCTTACATCTATTTCACCCATTGATGGTCGTTACGGCGATAAGACAGGACCACTCAAATCAATTTTTAGTGAGTTTGGATTAATTAAGTACAGAGTCTTGGTTGAAGTTCGGTGGTTGCAAGCCATTTCAATGAATTCGCAAATTTCTGAAGTTCCAGAATTTAGTTCAGAATCCAATGCAGTCCTCTCGTCTATTACTAATAATTTTTCTTTAGAAGATGCTAAGGCTATTAAAGAAATTGAAAAGACTACTAATCACGATGTAAAGGCTGTTGAATACTTTCTTAAAGAGAAAGTTTCTGCAGTACCTGAGTTACACAATGCAAGTGAATTTATTCACTTTGCATGCACTTCTGAGGATATTAACAATCTTTCTCATGCACTAATGCTTGAAGATGGAAGAGAGGTTCTGCTTAGTGAAATGAGAAAGGCATTAAATCTAATTTCTGACCTTGCAAAAGATAATGCAGATATTGCTATGCTCTCAAGAACTCATGGTCAAACTGCCTCACCGACTACTATTGGAAAGGAAATGGCTAATTTTTCTTACCGCTTAATGAGACAAATCGAACAACTCAACAATGTTCAAATAATGGGTAAGTTTAATGGCGCAGTTGGTAATTTCAATGCTCATTTAAGTGCATATCCAGAAATTGACTGGCCCCATGTTTCAAAAGATTTTATTGAGAGTCTTGGAATCAATTATTCACCATATAGTTCTCAAATAGAGTCCCATGATTATATTGCTGAGTACTTTCATGCTTTAAATCGTTTCAATACAATTATGATTGATTTTTGTCGTGATGTATGGGGATATATCTCCTTAGGCTATTTCACACAAAAAACTATTGAGGGTGAGATTGGGTCTTCAACAATGCCTCACAAAGTTAACCCAATTGATTTTGAGAATGCAGAAGGAAATTTAGGTTTAGCTATTGCAATAGGTGAGCACTTTGCAACAAAGCTTCCAGTTTCAAGATGGCAAAGAGACTTATCAGACTCAACGGTACTTCGAAACTTAGGGGTAGGTTGTGCACATAGTTTAATTTCATATGCATCAATTACCAAAGGAATTTTAAAATTAGAAGTAAATGAATCTAAATTAATGGCTGATTTAAATGAAGCTTGGGAAGTTTTAGCTGAACCAATTCAAACGGTTATGCGTCGATATGGAGTTGAAAATCCATATGAAAAACTTAAGTCTCTAACTAGAGGCAAAACAATAGATGCCAAAATTTTAGCAGACTTTATAAGTTCTTTAGATATCCCTCAGGAAGCAAAAGACGAGTTACTAAAGCTAACGCCTTCGAACTATATTGGTGAAGCGATTAAATTAGCACGTGAGATTTAA
- the rpsP gene encoding 30S ribosomal protein S16 — MVKIRLARGGAKKNPFYSIVATDSRKRRDSGYIERIGFFNPIARGQEVRLQLEEDRLSYWISEGAQISDRVKQLVKEFRDPSIREKQLATHAAKAADKAKKIAAAEKAKTELEAKEAADAVAEAPAAEEAPAAEEAPAAEEAPAAEEAPAAEEAPAAEEAPAAEEAPAAEEAPAAEEAPAAEEAPAAEEAPADEKPAEEPEAK; from the coding sequence ATGGTTAAGATAAGACTAGCCCGAGGTGGAGCCAAGAAAAACCCTTTTTATTCGATTGTAGCAACAGACTCTAGAAAGAGAAGAGACAGTGGTTACATCGAGCGCATTGGATTCTTTAATCCAATTGCTCGCGGACAAGAGGTCAGGCTTCAACTAGAAGAAGACAGACTATCATATTGGATTTCGGAAGGTGCGCAGATTTCAGATCGTGTCAAGCAACTTGTAAAAGAGTTTAGAGATCCTTCGATTCGCGAAAAACAATTAGCCACGCATGCAGCAAAAGCTGCAGATAAAGCTAAAAAAATTGCAGCAGCTGAGAAAGCTAAAACAGAGCTAGAGGCTAAGGAAGCAGCAGATGCTGTGGCTGAAGCTCCAGCAGCAGAAGAAGCTCCAGCAGCAGAAGAAGCTCCAGCAGCAGAAGAAGCTCCAGCAGCAGAAGAAGCTCCAGCAGCAGAAGAAGCTCCAGCAGCAGAAGAAGCTCCAGCAGCAGAAGAAGCTCCAGCAGCAGAAGAAGCTCCAGCAGCAGAAGAAGCTCCAGCAGCAGAAGAAGCTCCAGCAGCAGAAGAAGCTCCAGCTGATGAAAAGCCTGCGGAAGAGCCAGAAGCTAAATAA
- the rimM gene encoding ribosome maturation factor RimM (Essential for efficient processing of 16S rRNA), which translates to MTPIPQSDEKKLLVGKINGFFGIKGWVKIFSYTEPRKNILSYEPWYIINNGNYEILEITDGREQSKTIVAHIKGIDNRDLSINLIGQDLYINQDQLPKLDDGKHYWYELVGFKVINQNQTNLGVVDYLVDTGSNNVIVTKGEKEHWIPYIEPFLLSIDKDNKEILVDWDEDF; encoded by the coding sequence GTGACACCAATACCTCAGTCAGATGAGAAAAAGCTATTAGTCGGTAAGATTAATGGCTTTTTTGGTATCAAGGGGTGGGTAAAAATCTTTTCTTACACTGAACCTAGAAAAAATATTCTTAGTTACGAACCATGGTACATCATTAATAATGGTAACTATGAAATTCTTGAAATTACTGATGGTCGGGAGCAGTCAAAAACTATTGTTGCTCATATAAAGGGTATTGATAATCGAGATCTATCCATAAACCTGATTGGGCAAGATCTTTATATTAACCAAGATCAATTACCCAAACTTGATGATGGAAAGCATTATTGGTATGAGCTTGTTGGGTTCAAGGTAATTAATCAAAATCAAACTAACCTAGGAGTTGTTGACTATCTAGTTGATACTGGGTCAAATAATGTAATAGTTACCAAAGGTGAAAAAGAGCATTGGATTCCTTATATTGAGCCTTTTCTTCTATCTATCGATAAAGACAATAAAGAAATCTTAGTTGACTGGGATGAGGATTTTTAA